The following proteins come from a genomic window of Thermodesulfatator atlanticus DSM 21156:
- a CDS encoding ABC transporter substrate-binding protein, with the protein MIRKTAFLIFFVLFLAQSTWAALKVGVVLPLSGKDAQAGQELQLWITDLSRYFAKKGVYFELFFFDSQGNPYRIKKVVENAFFKRIDVLIGPFTGSCAGPLVKEAKSLNIPVIITAGEINPIKFLRNPLGPVFRTGISTRAAVKVLYHCLQKQGIHRIGLLLTKDPIGQEGEKWLTAYATEHAIKITKKRYFGVSDTDVSYHLEQMLDCEAVVCWAPPRSCANVARNVFRQGYKIPIYFPHFVADEPFLRENQNLYAFPFVGAAFLTPDKFPGDKNILNLWLTFHSAFGIPYRASFASYADALIFLTHAVKKGGYRHWLRELDKLGLVKGLTGLYFLSTDDHYGLIAPSAGVFSYDGFNYEAVCKPQRGIF; encoded by the coding sequence TTGATAAGAAAAACAGCTTTTCTCATTTTTTTTGTCCTTTTTTTGGCCCAGAGCACCTGGGCTGCGCTAAAAGTAGGCGTGGTTCTTCCCCTTTCAGGAAAAGACGCCCAGGCTGGGCAAGAATTGCAACTCTGGATTACGGACCTGAGCAGGTATTTCGCTAAAAAAGGCGTTTACTTTGAACTTTTCTTTTTTGATTCCCAGGGAAACCCTTATCGCATTAAAAAAGTCGTAGAAAACGCCTTTTTTAAGCGCATTGATGTTCTTATTGGTCCGTTTACGGGATCCTGTGCAGGGCCTTTGGTCAAAGAGGCCAAATCTCTAAATATTCCGGTGATCATCACCGCAGGGGAAATAAATCCCATAAAATTTTTACGCAACCCATTAGGGCCCGTTTTTCGTACCGGTATTTCTACCCGTGCCGCAGTCAAAGTACTTTATCATTGTTTACAAAAACAAGGCATTCACCGCATAGGTCTTCTTCTTACCAAAGACCCTATTGGTCAAGAGGGAGAAAAATGGCTTACCGCCTACGCCACGGAACACGCCATTAAAATTACCAAAAAACGCTATTTTGGGGTCTCTGATACCGACGTTAGCTACCACCTGGAACAAATGCTTGACTGTGAAGCTGTAGTGTGCTGGGCGCCACCCAGGTCTTGCGCTAATGTAGCCCGCAATGTTTTCCGGCAAGGATACAAAATTCCTATTTATTTTCCTCATTTTGTAGCAGACGAACCATTTCTGCGTGAAAATCAAAATCTCTACGCCTTTCCCTTTGTGGGAGCGGCGTTTCTCACCCCTGACAAATTCCCCGGGGATAAAAACATCTTGAACTTATGGCTAACCTTTCACTCAGCCTTTGGAATACCGTACAGAGCTTCTTTTGCCTCCTATGCCGATGCCCTTATCTTTTTAACCCATGCGGTAAAAAAAGGCGGATATAGACACTGGCTTAGGGAACTTGACAAGCTAGGGCTTGTCAAAGGTTTAACAGGACTTTACTTTCTATCAACAGACGATCATTACGGGCTTATTGCTCCCAGCGCGGGAGTTTTTAGCTATGACGGTTTCAATTATGAAGCTGTGTGCAAACCCCAAAGAGGAATATTTTAA
- the ybgF gene encoding tol-pal system protein YbgF, with product MFSIKKAIFLISLTFLLGGCVAQQQDIETLNADIYTLNTRLDSFENRLSALEKEVARLSQEWKAWQKKMEKQTQAHQERLAARQAELAQEFEKLQAEQLRMSGQLEQLSYLREQDQELFQEFQNEVLNRLQKIEQQITPKKQKKKTATTPKTTPDDLYKKGLDLFRKRQYEDAQAVFEEYLRRYPKGKRAPNALFWIGECLYQRKLYEEAILQYQKVIDEFPKSPKVPAALLKQGLSFLRLGDTEAAAIVFKKLVRQYPRTEQARIARKYLAKLDKK from the coding sequence ATGTTTTCTATTAAAAAAGCAATATTTTTGATAAGCCTGACTTTTTTGTTAGGTGGTTGTGTTGCCCAACAACAGGACATAGAAACCTTAAACGCAGACATTTACACCCTTAACACCCGCCTGGACTCCTTTGAAAACCGCCTTTCGGCCCTTGAAAAAGAAGTCGCTCGGCTTTCCCAAGAATGGAAGGCCTGGCAAAAGAAGATGGAAAAACAAACCCAGGCCCACCAGGAAAGGCTTGCAGCGCGTCAGGCAGAACTTGCCCAGGAGTTCGAAAAACTCCAGGCTGAACAACTGCGCATGAGCGGCCAACTTGAGCAGCTTTCATATCTCCGCGAACAAGATCAAGAGCTTTTTCAAGAGTTTCAAAACGAGGTTTTAAATCGCCTGCAAAAAATCGAACAACAAATAACTCCTAAAAAACAAAAGAAAAAAACAGCAACTACTCCTAAAACGACTCCAGATGACCTTTACAAAAAAGGCCTTGATCTTTTCCGCAAGCGCCAATACGAAGACGCCCAAGCTGTTTTCGAAGAATATTTACGCCGCTACCCCAAAGGCAAAAGGGCTCCCAACGCCCTTTTCTGGATCGGGGAATGCCTTTACCAGCGCAAACTTTACGAAGAGGCCATTCTTCAGTACCAAAAAGTCATTGATGAATTTCCTAAAAGCCCGAAGGTGCCAGCAGCGCTGCTTAAGCAGGGACTTTCTTTTCTACGCCTAGGGGATACCGAAGCTGCCGCCATTGTCTTCAAAAAATTGGTCCGCCAGTATCCCCGCACCGAACAAGCAAGAATAGCCCGAAAATACTTAGCTAAGCTTGATAAAAAATAG
- a CDS encoding dihydroorotate dehydrogenase: MDLSVQIGPLMLKNPVLLASGTWGFGEKLKNYINLGSLGGLVSKGISFEPREGNPPPRLAETPCGLINAIGLENPGVKAFKKYILPEMLSWQTPILVNIFGENIEEFLKVAEELKHEPVAGFELNVSCPNVAKGGLSFGHDPEAVKNLVSELRLFYKGFLVVKLPPVGPVFKVAEAALNAGAHALTVANTYPALAVDLLHRKPALARGSGGLSGPAIKPLTLKLVYDLYRQFKAPIIGCGGIVSGKDALEYIACGAKAVQVGTATLLDPENPKRILQEIAEELQKLQETKISSLYAALHLTDNKDKAK, translated from the coding sequence ATGGACCTTTCTGTTCAAATCGGGCCTTTAATGCTAAAAAACCCGGTGCTACTTGCTTCAGGCACCTGGGGGTTTGGAGAAAAACTAAAAAACTATATCAACTTAGGCTCTCTGGGCGGCCTGGTCTCCAAAGGCATTTCTTTTGAGCCCCGCGAAGGGAACCCCCCGCCAAGGCTGGCAGAGACCCCCTGTGGCCTGATTAACGCCATTGGCCTTGAAAACCCCGGTGTAAAAGCCTTTAAAAAATACATCCTCCCAGAGATGCTTTCCTGGCAAACTCCGATACTGGTAAATATCTTTGGGGAAAATATCGAAGAGTTCCTCAAGGTAGCAGAAGAACTAAAGCATGAGCCCGTAGCAGGATTTGAACTAAACGTATCATGCCCTAACGTGGCTAAAGGGGGGCTTTCTTTTGGGCACGATCCTGAAGCCGTTAAAAACCTGGTTAGTGAGCTACGCCTTTTTTACAAAGGCTTTCTCGTAGTCAAACTCCCACCGGTGGGGCCTGTTTTCAAAGTAGCAGAAGCAGCATTGAACGCAGGGGCTCACGCTTTGACCGTGGCCAATACCTACCCTGCCCTTGCTGTTGACCTTTTGCACAGAAAGCCTGCTCTTGCTCGCGGAAGTGGAGGGCTTTCCGGCCCAGCCATAAAGCCCCTTACCCTGAAACTTGTTTATGATCTCTACAGGCAATTCAAAGCCCCTATAATTGGCTGTGGTGGCATTGTGTCAGGCAAGGACGCCCTTGAATACATTGCCTGTGGAGCCAAGGCTGTACAGGTAGGCACAGCTACTTTACTTGATCCTGAAAACCCAAAGCGCATTCTCCAGGAAATCGCCGAAGAGTTACAAAAACTTCAAGAAACTAAAATTAGCTCACTTTATGCGGCGCTTCACTTGACGGATAACAAAGACAAAGCTAAGTAA
- a CDS encoding YifB family Mg chelatase-like AAA ATPase: MLAKTYAASLWGIDAKPVEVEVDISYGLPGFSLVGLPQGAVKESKERLRAAFKNSGFDFPDQKITVNLAPADLKKEGSGFDLPIAIALLVSMRRLPQEAAGKFLYLGELSLEGTLKKVRGALPVALLAREMGLTLLCPLENAREAALVKGLSIFPAKNLGQAAAFILGQEEPPAVEEMLPQKDEKLLDLADIIGQEQGKRALEIAAAGGHNVLFVGPPGAGKSMLAKRLPSILPGLSYEEALETTRIYSVAGLLTEEQPILWQRPFRAPHHTVSDAGLIGGGNPPGPGEISLAHNGVLFLDELPEFRRNALEALRQPLEEGVITVSRSNASLTYPAKFILLSAMNPCRCGYYGDKRKACQCTPQEVRRYRQKISGPLLDRIDLQLEIPAVEIKELSQAKKGENSSTVRQRVLSARKIQEKRFGTPGKLNAHMGASEIRKFCPLSAKDQSLLEKASERLNLSARAYHRVLKIARTIADLEGVANIASHHLLEALQYRFFDRPLW; this comes from the coding sequence TTGCTTGCCAAAACTTATGCTGCTTCCCTTTGGGGAATAGACGCCAAGCCCGTTGAAGTAGAAGTTGACATCTCTTACGGGCTACCAGGTTTTTCCCTGGTAGGGCTTCCCCAGGGCGCGGTGAAAGAAAGCAAAGAGCGCCTGCGCGCAGCCTTTAAAAACTCAGGGTTTGATTTCCCTGACCAAAAAATCACGGTAAACCTTGCCCCTGCTGACCTTAAAAAAGAAGGAAGTGGTTTTGATCTCCCCATTGCCATAGCTCTGTTGGTTTCCATGAGACGTCTTCCCCAGGAAGCCGCAGGAAAGTTTCTTTATCTTGGCGAACTGTCCCTTGAAGGCACCCTTAAGAAAGTAAGGGGAGCCCTTCCCGTAGCCCTTCTTGCCAGAGAAATGGGGCTTACACTTCTTTGCCCGCTAGAAAACGCCCGTGAAGCAGCCCTGGTCAAAGGGCTTAGTATTTTTCCCGCTAAAAACCTGGGTCAGGCTGCAGCCTTTATCCTGGGTCAGGAAGAACCTCCCGCGGTAGAAGAAATGCTTCCGCAAAAAGACGAAAAGCTCCTTGATCTTGCGGACATTATAGGCCAGGAGCAGGGCAAAAGGGCTCTTGAGATAGCCGCAGCCGGAGGCCATAACGTGCTTTTTGTAGGGCCGCCAGGCGCAGGAAAAAGCATGCTTGCAAAGCGACTCCCAAGCATTTTACCCGGGCTTTCCTACGAAGAGGCTCTTGAAACCACAAGGATTTACAGCGTAGCCGGACTCCTTACTGAAGAACAGCCCATCCTCTGGCAAAGGCCCTTTCGCGCGCCGCATCACACCGTCTCAGATGCCGGTCTAATAGGTGGTGGTAACCCGCCAGGTCCAGGGGAAATTTCCCTGGCCCACAACGGGGTGCTATTCCTGGATGAGCTTCCTGAATTTCGTAGAAACGCCCTTGAAGCCCTGAGACAACCCCTTGAAGAAGGGGTTATTACGGTTTCGCGCTCAAACGCCTCGCTAACTTATCCGGCCAAGTTTATCTTGCTTTCCGCTATGAATCCCTGTCGTTGCGGTTATTACGGAGACAAACGCAAAGCCTGCCAGTGCACCCCGCAGGAGGTTCGCCGCTACCGGCAAAAAATCTCAGGCCCTCTTCTAGACCGCATTGATCTCCAGCTTGAAATCCCTGCCGTAGAGATAAAAGAACTCTCTCAGGCGAAAAAAGGCGAAAATTCGTCCACGGTGCGCCAGAGGGTGCTCTCCGCACGCAAAATTCAGGAAAAACGCTTTGGCACCCCGGGGAAACTAAACGCCCACATGGGAGCAAGTGAAATCAGAAAATTTTGCCCGCTAAGCGCCAAAGACCAAAGCCTTCTTGAGAAGGCCTCTGAGAGACTCAATCTCTCAGCCCGGGCCTATCATCGCGTTTTAAAAATCGCCCGCACTATCGCAGACCTTGAAGGCGTAGCAAATATTGCCAGCCATCATTTGCTTGAGGCCCTGCAGTACCGGTTTTTTGACCGGCCCTTGTGGTGA
- a CDS encoding CTP synthase, translating to MARKHKLHTKFIFVTGGVLSSLGKGLAAAAIGTLLEARGLTVTLQKLDPYINVDPGTMNPFQHGEVYVTDDGTETDLDLGHYERFTSAKMGQKNNFTSGKIYYSVIMKERRGDYLGGTVQIIPHITDEIKASILQLAGSDVDIAIIEIGGTVGDIEGLPFLEAIRQLRYDLGRENTLYIHLTYVPYIKTAGELKTKPTQHSVKELRAIGIQPDILLCRTERFLPPEVKKKIALFCNVDEDAVITAKDVECIYEIPLIFHKEKLDEKIIELLNIWTREPRLTAWEELVWRLKNPKHEVTIAVVGKYVHLKDSYKSLHEALVHGGIPSRTKVNIRYIDSEEITQENIAELLNGVHAVLVPGGFGSRGIEGKILAIKHARENKLPYFGICLGMQLSVIEFARHVAGLAQADSTEFNPETPHPVIYLMREWFNYRTQRVEVRDETTEKGGTMRLGAYPCRLIDGTIAKEAYQKDEIFERHRHRYEFNNEYRDILTEKGLVISGVSPDNELVEIIELPRELHPWFLGCQFHPEFKSKPMDPHPLFVSFVNAALKKSGQANES from the coding sequence ATGGCGCGCAAACACAAACTGCACACTAAGTTCATCTTTGTTACAGGTGGTGTTTTGTCCTCCCTTGGCAAAGGCCTTGCTGCGGCTGCCATTGGAACCCTTCTTGAGGCCCGTGGCCTTACCGTGACCCTTCAGAAACTTGACCCTTACATCAACGTTGATCCCGGCACCATGAACCCCTTTCAGCATGGCGAGGTTTACGTAACCGACGATGGCACGGAAACAGACCTGGATCTCGGCCACTATGAGCGCTTTACTTCGGCCAAGATGGGGCAGAAAAACAACTTCACCTCAGGAAAAATCTATTATTCGGTCATAATGAAAGAACGCCGAGGGGATTATCTCGGGGGTACGGTTCAAATTATCCCCCATATCACCGATGAAATAAAGGCCTCTATTCTTCAGCTTGCAGGAAGCGATGTTGATATCGCCATTATCGAAATTGGCGGTACGGTGGGAGACATTGAAGGACTGCCTTTTCTTGAGGCCATCAGGCAGTTGCGTTATGACCTTGGCCGGGAAAACACCCTTTACATCCACCTTACTTATGTTCCCTACATAAAAACCGCTGGCGAACTGAAAACCAAGCCCACACAACACAGTGTTAAAGAATTGCGCGCCATAGGTATCCAGCCTGATATCTTGCTTTGTCGCACCGAGCGCTTTTTGCCCCCTGAGGTCAAGAAAAAGATCGCGCTTTTTTGTAACGTGGATGAAGACGCGGTTATCACGGCCAAAGACGTAGAGTGTATCTATGAGATTCCTCTTATTTTCCACAAAGAAAAGCTTGACGAAAAAATAATCGAACTTCTCAATATCTGGACCCGTGAGCCGCGCTTAACAGCCTGGGAAGAGCTGGTCTGGCGCCTTAAAAACCCAAAGCACGAGGTTACCATCGCAGTGGTGGGTAAATATGTTCATCTCAAAGACTCCTATAAGTCCTTACATGAAGCCCTGGTCCATGGGGGGATTCCTTCGCGCACCAAAGTAAATATCCGCTATATCGATTCAGAAGAAATTACCCAAGAAAACATAGCAGAGCTTCTCAACGGAGTGCATGCTGTTTTGGTCCCAGGAGGTTTTGGCTCACGTGGAATCGAAGGAAAAATTCTTGCTATTAAGCACGCAAGAGAAAATAAGCTTCCGTATTTCGGTATTTGTCTAGGTATGCAGCTTTCGGTAATTGAGTTTGCAAGACACGTGGCCGGGCTTGCCCAGGCGGATTCCACAGAATTCAACCCCGAGACTCCTCATCCTGTCATTTACCTTATGCGTGAGTGGTTTAATTATCGCACGCAGCGGGTGGAAGTGCGCGATGAAACCACCGAAAAAGGCGGGACCATGCGTCTTGGGGCCTATCCCTGCCGCTTGATAGACGGAACCATTGCCAAAGAAGCCTATCAAAAAGACGAAATCTTTGAACGCCATCGCCATCGTTACGAATTTAACAACGAGTATCGTGATATTTTAACGGAAAAAGGCCTGGTAATTAGCGGGGTCTCGCCGGATAATGAGCTGGTTGAAATAATTGAGTTGCCAAGAGAACTTCACCCTTGGTTTCTGGGGTGCCAGTTTCATCCGGAGTTTAAGTCAAAGCCTATGGATCCGCATCCTTTGTTCGTTTCCTTTGTGAATGCGGCTCTTAAAAAATCTGGCCAAGCAAATGAATCCTAG
- a CDS encoding RsmG family class I SAM-dependent methyltransferase: MNPREDLTWDEARTILATRIKELALPFDLDKFWAPLKIYLSAFQAQAASLKLTAAKTRRDLIEGPVLDALFLAGHLPEKAICADLGTGAGFPGFIVKIARPDLTVYLVEAYAPRVAFMRELIQKLGLEKAYALKCHLGFESFSLKVPVAIGRGYGSVAKFVTHAAHLCQAKEAYYLWRKDVEPWPTNDLPLRLVRRLPFPGKPLELLFWQA; this comes from the coding sequence ATGAATCCTAGGGAAGATTTGACCTGGGACGAAGCCAGAACAATTCTTGCCACAAGGATTAAAGAGCTTGCTTTGCCTTTTGATTTAGACAAATTTTGGGCACCTTTAAAAATTTATCTTTCTGCTTTTCAAGCCCAGGCAGCTTCTTTAAAACTCACTGCTGCCAAAACTCGACGCGACTTGATAGAAGGCCCTGTGCTTGATGCCCTTTTTTTGGCAGGCCATTTACCCGAGAAGGCTATATGTGCTGATCTTGGCACCGGGGCAGGATTTCCTGGGTTTATCGTAAAAATTGCACGCCCTGACCTTACGGTTTACCTGGTGGAAGCCTATGCTCCGCGGGTGGCCTTTATGCGCGAGCTTATCCAGAAACTTGGGCTTGAAAAAGCCTATGCCCTTAAATGTCACCTTGGGTTTGAATCTTTTAGCCTCAAAGTCCCGGTGGCCATAGGGCGTGGCTACGGAAGTGTGGCCAAATTTGTGACACACGCAGCGCATTTGTGCCAGGCAAAAGAGGCCTATTATCTCTGGCGCAAAGACGTGGAACCCTGGCCAACCAACGACTTACCCCTTCGTTTGGTGCGAAGGCTGCCTTTCCCAGGAAAGCCCCTTGAGCTTCTTTTTTGGCAAGCTTAG
- a CDS encoding YeeE/YedE thiosulfate transporter family protein: MRNGWSPYFGGVLTGLLLITWVLATTYLLGKTKFLGASTAFVRVASLVENAVNPDAVKTLSYYQKYKPKVDWKLVLVFVGVPLGAFAAAVKNNEFRVRMTHERFRAAFGDKPALRAFMAFIGGFLLVYGARLTGGCPSGHGLSGMSQLSLSSFISIAGFFAGGIPLALILYRKRRG; this comes from the coding sequence ATGAGAAATGGTTGGTCCCCGTACTTTGGCGGGGTTTTAACAGGACTTTTGTTAATAACCTGGGTTCTTGCAACTACTTATCTTCTTGGTAAGACCAAATTCTTAGGGGCTTCGACGGCCTTTGTCCGGGTGGCGTCTTTGGTGGAAAATGCCGTAAATCCCGATGCGGTTAAGACCCTTTCCTATTACCAAAAATACAAGCCAAAGGTTGATTGGAAGTTGGTGCTGGTGTTTGTTGGGGTGCCTTTGGGGGCTTTTGCTGCTGCTGTTAAAAATAACGAATTTCGCGTGCGCATGACCCATGAACGCTTTCGTGCTGCCTTTGGCGACAAACCAGCCCTGCGCGCTTTTATGGCCTTTATCGGAGGTTTCCTCCTGGTCTATGGGGCAAGGCTTACCGGGGGGTGCCCAAGTGGGCATGGACTTTCGGGGATGTCCCAACTTTCTCTGTCGAGTTTTATAAGTATAGCCGGGTTTTTCGCAGGGGGAATTCCTCTGGCTTTAATTCTTTACAGGAAGCGGAGGGGATAA
- a CDS encoding YeeE/YedE thiosulfate transporter family protein encodes MELFMGLVAGIVWGYIFQRTRIIRFNKQVGLLLLKDFTVLKYLLAAVTVGTIGVNLLAQFGVISYAVKPTYAMANFIGGIIFGLGWALLGYCPGTSTGALAEGAIDAFFGILGGICGAIAFAHTYDWWKAHVYGIGAMGKVRIPELLSVHPLLAALVFAAMLVGFCYFLEKKDL; translated from the coding sequence ATGGAACTTTTCATGGGATTAGTAGCCGGGATAGTCTGGGGATATATCTTTCAGCGCACGCGCATCATTCGCTTTAACAAGCAAGTTGGTCTTTTGCTTTTGAAAGACTTCACCGTGCTCAAATACCTTTTGGCAGCGGTTACCGTTGGCACCATAGGGGTTAACCTTCTGGCTCAGTTTGGAGTTATTTCTTACGCTGTCAAGCCAACTTACGCCATGGCTAATTTTATTGGCGGGATTATTTTCGGCCTAGGTTGGGCGCTTTTGGGGTATTGTCCGGGGACATCCACGGGAGCTTTGGCTGAAGGTGCTATTGACGCCTTTTTTGGTATTTTAGGGGGAATATGTGGGGCGATAGCCTTTGCTCATACTTATGATTGGTGGAAAGCCCATGTTTATGGGATAGGAGCCATGGGAAAGGTGCGTATTCCTGAGTTGCTTTCTGTACATCCCCTTTTGGCAGCACTAGTTTTTGCCGCTATGTTAGTAGGATTTTGTTATTTTCTTGAGAAAAAAGACCTATGA
- a CDS encoding dihydroorotate dehydrogenase electron transfer subunit, which translates to MKPFLVKAKEEIAPGYVLLTLAGDLAPAQPGQFVMLRAWPAFDPLLARPFSIHDAAPGLLKILFQVRGRGTTLLAQKKPGDLIEVLGPLGRGFPVEENAPALLVAGGIGIAPFLFFAKRLLEVGRKVVLFYGARGEGDLLCLEEFESLNIPLKISTEDGSKGAKGLVTDLLQTYLSQDGKGIVYACGPMPMLSAVAEVARHFNTKAYVSLEAHMACGLGMCLGCTVARKEKGFLHVCSEGPVVPAEAVF; encoded by the coding sequence ATGAAGCCGTTTTTGGTTAAAGCTAAAGAAGAAATAGCCCCTGGCTATGTGTTGCTCACCCTGGCAGGAGACCTTGCCCCTGCCCAGCCGGGGCAGTTTGTGATGTTAAGGGCCTGGCCAGCCTTTGATCCTCTACTTGCCAGGCCCTTTTCTATCCATGACGCAGCCCCTGGCCTTTTGAAAATTCTTTTCCAGGTTCGTGGAAGGGGGACAACGCTTCTTGCCCAAAAAAAGCCAGGGGATTTAATCGAAGTTTTGGGGCCGCTTGGGCGGGGATTTCCTGTTGAAGAAAATGCCCCTGCACTTTTAGTAGCTGGGGGAATTGGCATAGCGCCTTTTCTTTTTTTCGCCAAAAGGCTTTTGGAAGTCGGGCGCAAGGTCGTACTTTTTTATGGTGCCCGGGGAGAGGGAGACCTGCTTTGCCTTGAAGAGTTCGAAAGCTTAAACATTCCCCTAAAAATTTCTACTGAAGACGGCTCAAAAGGCGCAAAAGGCTTGGTAACCGACCTTCTTCAAACCTATCTTTCTCAGGATGGTAAGGGAATCGTCTATGCCTGCGGGCCCATGCCGATGCTTTCTGCGGTAGCAGAAGTTGCCCGGCACTTTAATACCAAGGCGTATGTGTCCCTTGAAGCTCACATGGCCTGTGGTCTGGGCATGTGCCTTGGCTGCACAGTGGCGCGCAAAGAAAAAGGCTTTTTGCACGTATGCAGCGAAGGCCCGGTGGTGCCGGCAGAGGCTGTTTTTTAA
- a CDS encoding imidazole glycerol phosphate synthase HisHF yields the protein MVTLLDYGAGNVRSVVNAIERLGYQVKFVKSPEDILTAEKLVFPGVGNFSSLIETLRKKEYFEPLRRYLQENRPFLGICLGLQALFEKSEEAPGVSGLGVFKGYVKRFDPGLSVPHIGWNGIKVKKPSKLFYGLTGEEKFYFVHSYHVVPEEHDIILCTTDYGYEFVSAIKKGNILATQFHPEKSGQAGLKILKNFLADNVEEVIPENCPSKTRLAKRIVACLDVRTNDEGDLVVTKGDQYDVREAGRVRNLGKPVDLARRYYTEGADEITFLNITGFRDFPLKDLPMLEVLKLTSQNVFVPLTIGGGIRDFMDRDGRFYSALEVAAAYFRSGADKVSIGSDAVLIVEDYLRTGKATGKSSIETISKVYGAQAVVISIDPRRVYVDSPSKTNHPVIETEIPGPNGEKYCWFQCTIKGGREGRDVDAITLAQVCEKLGAGEILLNSIDRDGTNLGFDIELIKTVKEAVSIPVIASSGAGSPEHFYEVFTKTDVEAALAAGIFHRKEVSIEEVKKYLKDRGVEIRPVFKEELL from the coding sequence ATGGTCACGCTTTTAGATTACGGCGCAGGGAACGTAAGAAGCGTAGTTAACGCCATTGAAAGACTGGGATATCAAGTAAAATTCGTTAAATCTCCTGAAGACATCCTCACTGCAGAAAAGTTAGTATTCCCCGGGGTTGGAAATTTTTCCTCCCTTATCGAAACCCTTCGCAAAAAAGAATATTTTGAACCGCTAAGAAGATATCTTCAGGAAAATAGGCCATTTTTGGGTATTTGCCTTGGGCTTCAGGCCTTGTTTGAAAAATCTGAAGAAGCCCCAGGAGTCTCAGGCCTTGGGGTCTTTAAGGGATATGTTAAGCGTTTTGACCCCGGGCTTTCTGTGCCACACATTGGCTGGAACGGCATAAAAGTAAAAAAGCCTTCAAAACTCTTTTATGGCTTAACCGGAGAAGAAAAGTTTTATTTCGTGCACTCATACCACGTGGTACCTGAAGAACACGATATTATCCTCTGCACCACGGATTATGGCTACGAGTTCGTAAGTGCCATCAAAAAGGGAAATATCTTGGCAACCCAGTTTCATCCTGAAAAAAGCGGCCAGGCAGGCTTAAAGATACTTAAAAACTTCCTTGCTGATAATGTCGAAGAGGTTATCCCTGAAAACTGCCCCTCAAAGACAAGGCTTGCCAAGCGCATTGTGGCCTGCCTTGACGTGCGCACCAATGACGAAGGTGATCTTGTTGTTACTAAAGGTGACCAGTACGACGTGCGTGAAGCTGGCCGGGTGCGTAATCTGGGTAAACCCGTTGACCTTGCCAGGCGTTATTACACCGAAGGGGCAGACGAAATAACCTTTCTCAACATTACCGGCTTTCGCGATTTTCCCTTAAAAGACCTGCCCATGCTAGAGGTGCTTAAGCTTACCTCGCAAAACGTTTTTGTCCCTTTGACCATAGGTGGTGGTATCAGGGACTTTATGGACCGTGACGGACGCTTTTACTCTGCCCTTGAAGTGGCTGCTGCCTATTTCCGCTCAGGAGCAGATAAAGTCTCCATTGGAAGTGACGCCGTGCTAATTGTTGAAGATTACTTGCGCACCGGAAAAGCCACTGGCAAGAGCTCAATCGAAACAATTTCAAAAGTTTACGGGGCCCAGGCCGTGGTAATCTCTATTGATCCCCGCAGGGTCTATGTGGATTCGCCTTCCAAGACCAACCACCCGGTTATTGAAACGGAAATCCCCGGGCCAAATGGTGAAAAATATTGCTGGTTTCAATGCACCATCAAAGGCGGCCGGGAAGGACGAGATGTAGATGCCATCACTCTTGCCCAGGTTTGTGAAAAACTTGGGGCCGGAGAGATACTTCTTAACAGTATTGACCGCGATGGCACTAACCTTGGCTTTGATATTGAGCTGATAAAGACTGTTAAAGAAGCTGTCTCTATCCCGGTGATTGCTTCAAGTGGTGCAGGATCCCCAGAACATTTCTACGAAGTCTTCACTAAAACAGACGTAGAAGCCGCCCTTGCCGCAGGGATTTTTCACCGTAAAGAAGTCTCTATTGAAGAAGTAAAGAAATACTTAAAAGACCGCGGAGTTGAAATAAGACCTGTTTTTAAAGAAGAGCTCCTTTAA
- a CDS encoding PIN domain-containing protein, with amino-acid sequence MTFPDTNVILRYLLADVEEQYQEIRPFFEALKQGHQKAVILSEVLLETFYVLTKTYGVPAIEAAEALKDLLLYKGVVNRNKKLLLEAFNLFLEAKGLSLLDCFLCIKARKQKGQLLTFDQRLQQRCLQFE; translated from the coding sequence GTGACCTTCCCTGATACCAACGTCATTTTACGCTACCTTTTGGCTGATGTTGAGGAACAGTACCAAGAAATTCGGCCTTTCTTTGAAGCCTTGAAACAAGGCCATCAGAAAGCCGTTATTCTCTCGGAAGTTTTGCTGGAGACCTTTTATGTTCTCACCAAGACCTACGGTGTTCCTGCCATAGAAGCCGCGGAAGCGCTGAAAGATCTCCTGCTTTATAAAGGCGTAGTCAACCGAAATAAGAAGCTATTGCTCGAAGCCTTTAATCTCTTTCTTGAAGCTAAAGGGCTCAGTTTGCTCGATTGTTTCCTGTGCATAAAAGCACGAAAACAGAAAGGACAACTTTTGACCTTTGACCAACGGTTGCAACAGAGATGTCTTCAATTCGAATAA